From the genome of Ananas comosus cultivar F153 linkage group 18, ASM154086v1, whole genome shotgun sequence, one region includes:
- the LOC109724184 gene encoding protein LTV1 homolog: protein MGRKKKFIDKKNSATFQLLARDSAASSSLFPFPFSSSSSSGAEAAASSTSPSDRVFVRVDTNAFSVPGFFDDDDDAAEGRVVNADESRDSAFADAPGDTSDADDDGAASSSRGRGGGALPDHVRREILELGLPDDGYNYLAHLREIRNAGGGSAYYQNPRARFDLVPLDVKAYDASRLRINEDAVEDLAGDSIYSVASRTASVKVQKVADPDVAKLLDDSDLSRFGSDVEDLEEDFVVQANRPEGEEEEEEAEEDEDENIEAGCERGRHPTEGAEHGEAELEDQRKERVRRLLDEQFDMLTLQEYDDDSDNGDAYSDDADRETLSSKIVDTLKKYGVGDQESSTLSELEPSADVIRRCQEYAEGYLNESQEDEEAVLVQESDDESEVWDCETIVSTFSNLDNHPGQIQAPENPKKLLPTLFPGEATAKRDVIALRGKEMLPVDYLHQKKRNVESTKKSKAEVSSGSDKLKTRVRKEESKEEKKERKAAVKEERREARRAKKEMKGLYRGEAQRAQMVASVSGPSAIHLM from the exons atggggaggaagaagaagttcATCGACAAGAAGAACTCCGCCACGTTCCAACTCCTCGCCCGCGACTCCGCCGCCTCGTCCTccctcttccccttccccttctcctcctcctcctcctccggcgccgaAGCCGCCGCGTCCTCCACCTCCCCCTCCGACCGCGTCTTCGTCAGGGTCGACACCAACGCCTTCTCCGTCCCCGGCttcttcgacgacgacgacgacgccgccgaGGGCCGTGTGGTTAACGCCGACGAGTCCCGAGACTCCGCCTTCGCCGACGCCCCCGGCGACACCAGCGACGCGGACGACGATGGCGCGGCGTCGTCGTCGCGGGGCCGCGGCGGTGGGGCGCTCCCCGACCACGTGAGGCGGGAGATCCTGGAGCTGGGGCTCCCCGACGACGGGTACAACTACCTGGCCCACCTCCGCGAGATCAGGAACGCCGGGGGCGGATCCGCCTACTACCAAAACCCTAGAGCCCGGTTCGATCTCGTGCCCCTTGATGTCAAG GCATACGATGCTTCGAGGCTTCGGATTAATGAGGATGCCGTGGAGGACTTGGCTGGAGATTCAATCTATTCTGTTGCTTCGAGGACGGCAAGCGTGAAGGTTCAGAAGGTGGCTGACCCCGACGTGGCCAAGCTGCTTGATGACAGTGATCTGTCGCGGTTCGGGTCGGACGTGGAGGATTTGGAGGAGGATTTTGTCGTTCAGGCTAATCGCCctgaaggagaagaggaagaggaagaggcggagGAAGACGAGGATGAAAACATCGAAGCTGGTTGTGAGAGGGGCCGCCATCCCACGGAGGGCGCCGAGCATGGGGAAGCTGAATTGGAAGATCAAAGAAAGGAAAGAGTTCGGAGACTCCTTGATGAGCAGTTTGATATG CTCACTCTGCAGGAGTATGATGATGACAGTGATAACGGTGATGCTTATTCCGACGATGCAGATCGTGAAACACTTTCCAGTAAGATTGTAGATACGCTTAAAAAGTATGGCGTGGGGGATCAAGAATCAAGCACACTCTCAGAGCTGGAACCATCTGCTGATGTCATTCGCAGATGCCAAGAATATGCTGAAGGCTATTTAAATGAAAGCCAAGAAGATGAGGAGGCAGTACTTGTTCAAGAAAGTGACGATGAATCTGAAGTTTGGGACTGTGAGACTATTGTCTCTACATTTTCAAATCTTGACAACCATCCTGGTCAAATTCAGGCACCGGAAAACCCTAAAAAGCTATTACCAACTTTGTTTCCTGGAGAGGCAACTGCGAAGCGTGATGTGATTGCACTTCGTGGAAAAGAAATGCTCCCAGTTGACTATCTacaccaaaagaaaagaaatgtcgAGAGCACGAAGAAATCAAAGGCAGAAGTTAGCTCTGGTTCTGATAAGCTGAAAACGAGAGTACGCAAGGAGGAGTctaaggaagaaaagaaagaaaggaag GCTGCTGtaaaagaagagaggagagaagcgCGCAGAGCAAAGAAAGAGATGAAAGGCTTGTACAGAGGTGAAGCACAGAGGGCTCAGATGGTTGCTTCTGTTTCAGGACCGTCTGCTATCCACCTTAT